The Solanum lycopersicum chromosome 6, SLM_r2.1 genome has a window encoding:
- the LOC101246331 gene encoding uncharacterized protein isoform X3: MKLLFSFLKPSCPHSALLAGYFSKVVICLMLRKTVPLMNYVQAHHDVYRQMVDLIGITSIMEVLVRLVGADDQMYPNTTDVMQWLADSNLLEMIVDKLSPSSPPEVHANTAEMLCAITRNTPSPLATKLSSPSFVARIFGHAFEDSHSKSALVNSLAVCISLLDSKRSIPSFMMYSFRSQHVYESPVHVSPNTIGAMLPKLGDLVKLLNVTSDEKILPTTYGELRPPLGKHRLKIVEFFSVLLKAGNEAAEKELISSGAIERILDLFFEYPYNNALHHHVESIIISCMESKNKIIVDHLFEECDLIGKILQTDKQSTISSDEKQPTFANSAKRAPRVGNIGHITRISNKLVQLGKNDNYIQAHIEKNMEWSDWQTTVLQERNTIENVYRWACGRPTALHDRMRDSDEEDVHDRDYDVAALANNLSQVFRYTIYDNDDAEEGHTALERDDEDVYFDDESAEVVISSLRLGDDQGSSLFTNSNWFAFQDDRLGDAPVNTSSTEAMEEINLNGTSNGGNSNSDEEVVVGEEDGLAESRNSTDGTPTSSANAFIGSNSVNDVSFNQQNHKAGPSDDMAFFHFETTDNDDPFGDRPMPEWAAWGNASDFQVGRSNVNPFEDPSKSSGHLANSVEVATPVVSFTFGGSEESIQNGVSTSPDSSKRSPGSESSHKEAAVPSMFEEDVEFVGVELEGSEKAMEHTLKEGIVGEAAPLKKSIAPKSPEKESTDDGGAGVTEYNDANYWRVDQEVAVLE; this comes from the exons GCGCACCATGATGTTTACCGCCAGATGGTGGATTTGATTGGTATAACATCCATAATGGAG GTTTTAGTCCGACTTGTAGGTGCTGATGATCAAATGTACCCTAACACGACAGATGTGATGCAATGGTTGGCTGACAGCAATCTTTTAGAAATGATCGTAGATAAATTGAGCCCTTCT AGTCCTCCTGAAGTACATGCTAATACAGCAGAGATGCTATGTGCAATAACCAGAAACACACCATCGCCTCTGGCTACAAAACTATCTAGCCCAAG CTTTGTAGCAAGGATCTTTGGTCATGCCTTTGAAGATTCACACTCAAAGTCTGCCCTTGTCAATTCTTTGGCTGTCTGCATATCTCTGTTGGATTCAAAAAGATCAATCCCATCATTTATGATGTATTCCTTCCGGAGCCAGCATGTTTACGAGTCACCCGTGCATGTCAGTCCTAACACTATTGGTGCAATGTTGCCTAAACTCG GTGACTTGGTCAAACTGTTGAATGTGACCTCTGATGAGAAGATTCTACCTACGACATATGGTGAACTTAGACCACCTCTCGGGAAACATCGTTTGAAG ATTGTGGAATTCTTTTCCGTGCTACTGAAAGCTGGCAATGAAGCTGCAGAGAAAGAGTTGATCAGCTCTGGAGCAATTGAAAGAATCCTGGATCTCTTTTTTGA GTACCCTTACAATAATGCATTACATCATCACGTGGAGAGTATAATAATCTCCTGCatggaaagcaaaaacaaaataattgttGACCATCTTTTTGAAGAGTGTGATTTGATTGGGAAGATACTTCAAACGGATAAACAGTCTACAATTTCTAGTGATGAAAAACAG CCTACTTTTGCTAACTCTGCAAAACGAGCACCCCGAGTGGGCAACATAGGACATATAACACGAATTTCTAACAAACTTGTGCAGTTGGGAAAGAATGACAACTACATTCAAGCACATATTGAG AAAAATATGGAATGGAGCGATTGGCAAACTACCGTATTACAAGAGCGTAATACAATAGAAAACGTCTACCGATGGGCTTGTGG CCGGCCGACTGCATTACACGATCGAATGAGGGACAGTGATGAGGAAGATGTTCATGACAGAGATTATGATGTAGCAGCTTTAGCCAATAATCTTAGCCAAGTATTCAGATACACCATATATGACAATGATGATGCTGAAGAG GGTCATACAGCTCTTGAACGAGATGATGAG GATGTTTACTTTGATGATGAATCTGCTGAAGTTGTGATATCATCCCTCCGATTGGGAGATGATCAGGGGAG CAGTTTGTTCACAAACTCAAACTGGTTTGCTTTTCAAGATGATAGACTTGGTGATGCACCTGTGAACACCTCATCTACAGAGGCAATGGAAGAGATCAACCTTAATGGAACATCAAACGGCGGGAATAGCAATAGTGATGAGGAGGTGGTAGTTGGAGAGGAGGATGGATTGGCCGAGAGTAGAAACTCTACAGATGGAACACCCACTTCTAGTGCAAATGCCTTTATTGGATCGAATTCTGTTAATGATGTCAGTTTCaatcaacaaaatcacaaagCAGGTCCGTCAGATGACATGGCTTTCTTTCACTTTGAGACAACAGACAATGACGACCCCTTTGGAGACAGGCCTATGCCTGAATGGGCAGCATGGGGCAATGCTTCAGACTTTCAAGTTGGTAGATCTAATGTGAACCCATTTGAAGATCCCAGTAAGTCTAGTGGCCATCTGGCGAATTCAGTGGAGGTAGCAACTCCTGTGGTAAGTTTTACTTTTGGTGGTAGTGAAGAATCTATTCAAAATGGGGTCTCGACCTCTCCAGATTCCAGCAAAAGATCACCCGGATCTGAGTCTAGTCATAAAGAAGCTGCTGTTCCTTCTATGTTTGAAGAGGATGTTGAATTCGTTGGTGTAGAATTAGAGGGTAGTGAAAAGGCAATGGAACATACTCTTAAGGAGGGGATCGTTGGGGAGGCTGCTCCATTGAAAAAAAGCATTGCTCCCAAGAGTCCTGAAAAAGAGAGTACAGATGATGGTGGGGCAGGAGTAACAGAGTACAATGATGCAAACTATTGGAGAGTAGACCAAGAAGTTGCAGTATTGGAGTAA
- the LOC101246331 gene encoding uncharacterized protein isoform X4, whose amino-acid sequence MKLLFSFLKPSCPHSALLAGYFSKVVICLMLRKTVPLMNYVQAHHDVYRQMVDLIGITSIMEVLVRLVGADDQMYPNTTDVMQWLADSNLLEMIVDKLSPSSPPEVHANTAEMLCAITRNTPSPLATKLSSPSFVARIFGHAFEDSHSKSALVNSLAVCISLLDSKRSIPSFMMYSFRSQHVYESPVHVSPNTIGAMLPKLGDLVKLLNVTSDEKILPTTYGELRPPLGKHRLKIVEFFSVLLKAGNEAAEKELISSGAIERILDLFFEYPYNNALHHHVESIIISCMESKNKIIVDHLFEECDLIGKILQTDKQSTISSDEKQPTFANSAKRAPRVGNIGHITRISNKLVQLGKNDNYIQAHIEKNMEWSDWQTTVLQERNTIENVYRWACGRPTALHDRMRDSDEEDVHDRDYDVAALANNLSQVFRYTIYDNDDAEEGHTALERDDEDVYFDDESAEVVISSLRLGDDQGSLFTNSNWFAFQDDRLGDAPVNTSSTEAMEEINLNGTSNGGNSNSDEEVVVGEEDGLAESRNSTDGTPTSSANAFIGSNSVNDVSFNQQNHKAGPSDDMAFFHFETTDNDDPFGDRPMPEWAAWGNASDFQVGRSNVNPFEDPSKSSGHLANSVEVATPVVSFTFGGSEESIQNGVSTSPDSSKRSPGSESSHKEAAVPSMFEEDVEFVGVELEGSEKAMEHTLKEGIVGEAAPLKKSIAPKSPEKESTDDGGAGVTEYNDANYWRVDQEVAVLE is encoded by the exons GCGCACCATGATGTTTACCGCCAGATGGTGGATTTGATTGGTATAACATCCATAATGGAG GTTTTAGTCCGACTTGTAGGTGCTGATGATCAAATGTACCCTAACACGACAGATGTGATGCAATGGTTGGCTGACAGCAATCTTTTAGAAATGATCGTAGATAAATTGAGCCCTTCT AGTCCTCCTGAAGTACATGCTAATACAGCAGAGATGCTATGTGCAATAACCAGAAACACACCATCGCCTCTGGCTACAAAACTATCTAGCCCAAG CTTTGTAGCAAGGATCTTTGGTCATGCCTTTGAAGATTCACACTCAAAGTCTGCCCTTGTCAATTCTTTGGCTGTCTGCATATCTCTGTTGGATTCAAAAAGATCAATCCCATCATTTATGATGTATTCCTTCCGGAGCCAGCATGTTTACGAGTCACCCGTGCATGTCAGTCCTAACACTATTGGTGCAATGTTGCCTAAACTCG GTGACTTGGTCAAACTGTTGAATGTGACCTCTGATGAGAAGATTCTACCTACGACATATGGTGAACTTAGACCACCTCTCGGGAAACATCGTTTGAAG ATTGTGGAATTCTTTTCCGTGCTACTGAAAGCTGGCAATGAAGCTGCAGAGAAAGAGTTGATCAGCTCTGGAGCAATTGAAAGAATCCTGGATCTCTTTTTTGA GTACCCTTACAATAATGCATTACATCATCACGTGGAGAGTATAATAATCTCCTGCatggaaagcaaaaacaaaataattgttGACCATCTTTTTGAAGAGTGTGATTTGATTGGGAAGATACTTCAAACGGATAAACAGTCTACAATTTCTAGTGATGAAAAACAG CCTACTTTTGCTAACTCTGCAAAACGAGCACCCCGAGTGGGCAACATAGGACATATAACACGAATTTCTAACAAACTTGTGCAGTTGGGAAAGAATGACAACTACATTCAAGCACATATTGAG AAAAATATGGAATGGAGCGATTGGCAAACTACCGTATTACAAGAGCGTAATACAATAGAAAACGTCTACCGATGGGCTTGTGG CCGGCCGACTGCATTACACGATCGAATGAGGGACAGTGATGAGGAAGATGTTCATGACAGAGATTATGATGTAGCAGCTTTAGCCAATAATCTTAGCCAAGTATTCAGATACACCATATATGACAATGATGATGCTGAAGAG GGTCATACAGCTCTTGAACGAGATGATGAG GATGTTTACTTTGATGATGAATCTGCTGAAGTTGTGATATCATCCCTCCGATTGGGAGATGATCAGGGGAG TTTGTTCACAAACTCAAACTGGTTTGCTTTTCAAGATGATAGACTTGGTGATGCACCTGTGAACACCTCATCTACAGAGGCAATGGAAGAGATCAACCTTAATGGAACATCAAACGGCGGGAATAGCAATAGTGATGAGGAGGTGGTAGTTGGAGAGGAGGATGGATTGGCCGAGAGTAGAAACTCTACAGATGGAACACCCACTTCTAGTGCAAATGCCTTTATTGGATCGAATTCTGTTAATGATGTCAGTTTCaatcaacaaaatcacaaagCAGGTCCGTCAGATGACATGGCTTTCTTTCACTTTGAGACAACAGACAATGACGACCCCTTTGGAGACAGGCCTATGCCTGAATGGGCAGCATGGGGCAATGCTTCAGACTTTCAAGTTGGTAGATCTAATGTGAACCCATTTGAAGATCCCAGTAAGTCTAGTGGCCATCTGGCGAATTCAGTGGAGGTAGCAACTCCTGTGGTAAGTTTTACTTTTGGTGGTAGTGAAGAATCTATTCAAAATGGGGTCTCGACCTCTCCAGATTCCAGCAAAAGATCACCCGGATCTGAGTCTAGTCATAAAGAAGCTGCTGTTCCTTCTATGTTTGAAGAGGATGTTGAATTCGTTGGTGTAGAATTAGAGGGTAGTGAAAAGGCAATGGAACATACTCTTAAGGAGGGGATCGTTGGGGAGGCTGCTCCATTGAAAAAAAGCATTGCTCCCAAGAGTCCTGAAAAAGAGAGTACAGATGATGGTGGGGCAGGAGTAACAGAGTACAATGATGCAAACTATTGGAGAGTAGACCAAGAAGTTGCAGTATTGGAGTAA